In Mycobacterium sp. ITM-2016-00317, the genomic window TCACCGCCCTTGACGGTGTCGAACGTGTGCCACTCCCAGTTGTCTTCCTCGACGTTGGCCAGCGCGGCGCACATGCCGCCCTGGGCCGCGCCGGTGTGGGAGCGGGTGGGGTAGAGCTTGGTCAGCACGGCGGTCCGGACCCGGGGCCGGCTTCGACGGCCGCCCGCATGCCTGCTCCACCGGCGCCGACGATCACGACGTCGTAGCGGTGTTCAATGATCATTTCTGGATCACTCGGCCCTTCTGGTCAGGAGATCGTCGCGTCGAACGTCAGCAGCACGTAGGTCCCCAGGACCAGGGTGAACACGATCGACAGCGCCAGCAAGGAGTTGAGCCAGAACTTGGTGGAGTCCTTGCGGGTGTAGTCGGCGATGATCGTGCGCATCCCGTTGCCGCCGTGCAGCTGGGCCAGCCACAGCAGCAGCAGGTCCCAGGTCTGCCAGAACGGCGACGACCAGCGCTCGGCGACGTAGTTGAAGTCGATGCGGTACACACCGTCTTGCCACATCAACATGATGAACAGGTGGCCCAGCGCCAGGAAGATCAGCACGATCCCCGAGAAGCGCATGAACAGCCAGGTGTACTTCTCGAAGTTCGGCATCCCGCCCGAGCGGCGCG contains:
- a CDS encoding succinate dehydrogenase hydrophobic membrane anchor subunit produces the protein MQRSFDRPAGLDNPRAPRRSGGMPNFEKYTWLFMRFSGIVLIFLALGHLFIMLMWQDGVYRIDFNYVAERWSSPFWQTWDLLLLWLAQLHGGNGMRTIIADYTRKDSTKFWLNSLLALSIVFTLVLGTYVLLTFDATIS